One Brassica napus cultivar Da-Ae chromosome A5, Da-Ae, whole genome shotgun sequence DNA window includes the following coding sequences:
- the LOC106454885 gene encoding monothiol glutaredoxin-S9: MDKVVRMSSDKGVVIFSKSSCCMSYAVQVLFQDLGVHPTVHEIDKDPDCREIEKALMRLGCSTPVPAIFVDGKLVGSTNEVMSMHLSGSLVPLVKPFQANLC, from the coding sequence ATGGATAAAGTTGTGAGAATGTCTTCGGATAAAGGAGTGGTTATATTCAGCAAGAGCTCGTGTTGCATGTCCTATGCGGTCCAGGTCCTCTTCCAAGACCTCGGGGTTCACCCGACTGTCCATGAGATAGACAAGGACCCTGATTGTCGTGAGATAGAGAAAGCCCTAATGAGGCTCGGGTGTTCCACACCGGTCCCAGCCATCTTTGTGGATGGGAAGCTCGTTGGTTCGACCAATGAAGTCATGTCGATGCACCTTAGCGGCTCGCTGGTTCCGCTGGTTAAGCCATTTCAAGCTAATCTATGTTAA
- the LOC106451413 gene encoding photosystem II reaction center W protein, chloroplastic — translation MASFTASASTLSVARPALLLKPTVAVSAPVLGLPPMSKRKGGVKCSMETKQGNVSAVGAGVSAAATAALTAVMSSPAMALVDDRMSTEGTGLPFGLSNNLLGWILLGVFGLIWTFYFTYTSSLDEDEESGLSL, via the exons atGGCTAGCTTCACCGCCTCCGCTTCCACCCTCTCGGTCGCTCGTCCTGCTCTCCTTCTCAAGCCCACCGTCGCCGTCTCTGCTCCTGTTCTTG GTTTGCCTCCAATGAGTAAGAGGAAGGGAGGAGTGAAGTGCTCGATGGAGACCAAGCAAGGAAACGTCTCAGCCGTGGGAGCTGGAGTTTCTGCGGCGGCTACAGCAGCTTTGACAGCTGTGATGAGCAGCCCGGCTATGGCTTTGGTGGACGACAGGATGTCAACTGAGGGAACCGGCTTGCCCTTTGGACTTAGCAACAACCTCTTGGGATGGATTCTTTTGGGAGTGTTTGGTTTGATCTGGACTTTCTACTTTACCTACACTTCATCTCTCGACGAGGATGAAGAATCTGGTCTTTCACTCTAA
- the LOC106451410 gene encoding probable WRKY transcription factor 21 (The RefSeq protein aligns at 99% coverage compared to this genomic sequence), which produces MEEIEGANRAAVESSHRVLNLLCTPHQQDQEYNNVSLLSETREAVLRFKRVSTLLSTTSVGHARFRRAKEPQTHLSQSIFLDPVHQRTEPPPSQKVLRSGFHELSTDSLTLGTRSFSLNSDAKAKAPLLQLNQSIHQNMFPEHQQLHERLEAHRHQMQQQQKQQGEIMLRKCNGGISLSFDNSSCTQTMSSTRSFVSSLSIDGSVANVEGNNSFHLVGVQSSQHSKRKCLIKCGSSSRCHCSKKRKHRVRRSIRVPAISNKVADIPPDDYSWRKYGQKPIKGSPYPRGYYKCSSMRGCPARKHVERCLEDPVMLIVTYEAEHSHPKLPSQAMTT; this is translated from the exons ATGGAGGAGATAGAAGGAGCCAACAGAGCAGCTGTAGAGAGTTCTCATAGAGTTCTTAACCTCTTATGTACACCACATCAACAAGATCAAGAGTACAACAACGTGAGTTTACTGTCTGAGACTAGAGAAGCTGTGCTTAGGTTCAAGAGAGTGTCGACTCTGTTAAGTACCACTAGTGTGGGTCATGCCAGGTTTAGAAGAGCTAAGGAACCTCAGACCCATTTGTCTCAAAGCATCTTCCTTGATCCTGTTCACCAAAGAACAGAACCTCCACCATCTCAGAAGGTGCTCCGGTCTGGTTTCCATGAGTTGAGCACTGATTCCCTCACTTTAGGGACCAGGTCCTTCAGTTTGAACTCAGATGCAAAAGCAAAAGCGCCTCTCCTTCAGCTTAACCAGTCAATCCATCAGAATATGTTTCCTGAACATCAACAGTTACATGAACGCTTGGAGGCTCACCGTCATCAGATGCAGCAGCAACAGAAACAACAAGGTGAGATTATGCTAAGGAAGTGCAACGGCGGGATAAGCTTGAGTTTTGACAACTCGAGCTGTACTCAAACCATGTCATCCACTAGATCCTTTGTTTCATCCCTTAGCATAGATGGCAGCGTTGCTAATGTAGAAGGAAACAACTCCTTCCATTTGGTAGGGGTTCAGAGTTCTCAGCACTCTAAGAGAAAATGCCTCATCAAATGCGGGAGCTCTAGCCGATGCCACTGCTCTAAGAAGAG GAAACATAGGGTTAGGAGATCGATAAGAGTGCCTGCTATAAGTAACAAGGTTGCAGATATCCCTCCTGATGATTATTCGTGGCGAAAGTATGGTCAGAAACCCATCAAGGGCTCTCCTTATCCCAG GGGATACTACAAATGCAGTAGCATGAGAGGCTGTCCAGCGAGGAAGCACGTTGAGAGATGCTTGGAAGATCCGGTAATGCTTATTGTTACTTATGAAGCAGAGCATAGCCACCCCAAATTGCCATCTCAAGCCATGACAACT
- the LOC111216014 gene encoding glycine-rich cell wall structural protein 1.0-like — translation MGGKGGSGGGGKGGGGGGGGGGKGGGGGGGGSGGGRSGGGGGGGGGKSGGGSGGGYMVAPGSNGSSYISRDNFESDPKGYFDNLHGSGQGSK, via the coding sequence ATGGGAGGAAAAGGCGGTAGCGGTGGTGGTGGGAAAggtggtggcggtggtggtggtggtggagggaaaggtggtggtggtggcggcggcGGTAGTGGAGGAGGTAGGagcggtggtggtggcggtgggGGAGGAGGGAAAAGTGGTGGCGGTAGTGGCGGAGGCTACATGGTGGCTCCGGGGAGCAATGGTTCTTCTTACATTTCAAGAGATAACTTTGAGAGTGATCCTAAAGGTTACTTTGATAATCTGCATGGCAGTGGACAGGGTAGCAAGTGA
- the LOC106451411 gene encoding E3 ubiquitin protein ligase DRIP2 isoform X1 has translation MEGEMVAKVKRETVVACMTCSLCDNLLRDATTISECLHTFCRKCIYEKITEDEIESCPVCDIDLGGAPLEKLRPDHILQDLKAKIFTPKRKRERAPEVVSSITLPARRKERSISSLVVDTPRVSAQTGTTGKRTKSLMRKDVRGSGSFTKRTVKKEEEIGDDHTESGSSPETLKDFTQSKRQVKKSSYAEPSQSLSNRRNKDGAEPWDSKLNLWKPLNFLVDVANGTKSEHGNASHADVQGNKTKTKDYKRKCKLEEEIRNNGDPTTSETATVKRTRRTRRKRSSTFGDSRIPPLPDSESLKQERRKGPVWFSLVASNNQEGETSLPQIPANYLRIRDGNIPVSFIQKYLMRKLDLKSETEVEIRCMGEAVIPTLELHSLVELWLETTSKHERVAATIGSSAKEFVMVLAYARKVPECNN, from the exons ATGGAGGGAGAAATGGTGGCTAAGGTGAAGAGGGAGACGGTGGTGGCATGCATGACTTGTTCTCTCTGCGACAACCTCCTCCGTGACGCCACCACTATCTCCGAGTGCCTTCACACCT TTTGTAGAAAATGCATCTATGAGAAAATCACAGAGGATGAGATAGAGAGTTGTCCAGTATGTGATATTGACCTCGGGGGTGCCCCACTGGAGAAACTAAg GCCCGACCACATTTTGCAAGACTTGAAGGCTAAAATATTTACTCCAAAACGAAAAAGAGAGAGGGCGCCTGAAGTTGTGTCCTCGATCACATTACCTGCAAGGAGGAAAGAGAGGTCTATCTCGTCTTTGGTGGTAGACACACCAAGGGTTTCAGCACAAACTGGTACAACAGGAAAGAGAACAAAATCTCTCATGAGGAAAGATGTGCGTGGTAGTGGTTCATTCACTAAGAGAACtgtgaagaaggaagaagaaattgGAGATGATCACACAGAGAGCGGAAGCTCGCCTGAAACGCTTAAAGATTTTACTCAGAGTAAAAGGCAGGTAAAGAAG TCTTCATATGCAGAGCCTAGCCAGTCTCTCTCTAATCGAAGAAACAAGGATGGTGCTGAACCTTGGGATTCCAAATTAAACCTTTGGAAACCTTTAAATTTTCTTGTGGATGTGGCAAACGGAACAAAGTCTGAGCATGGAAATGCATCTCACGCTGATGTTCAGGggaataaaaccaaaacaaaggattataaaagaaaatgtaaACTTGAGGAAGAGATCAGAAATAATGGTGATCCAACAACATCAGAAACTGCCACGGTTAAAAGAACGCGTAGGACTCGACGTAAAAGGTCGTCCACTTTTGGTGATTCAAGAATCCCACCACTACCGGATTCAGAAAGCCTGAAACAGGAGAGGAGAAAGGGTCCTGTTTGGTTCTCACTTGTAGCTTCAAATAATCA GGAAGGAGAAACATCCTTGCCTCAGATTCCAGCAAACTACTTGAGAATAAG GGATGGGAATATTCCAGTTTCGTTTATCCAAAAGTACCTTATGAGGAAGCTTGATCTCAAGAGTGAAACTGAG GTAGAGATAAGATGTATGGGAGAAGCAGTGATCCCAACGTTGGAGCTTCACAGCTTAGTGGAGCTGTGGTTGGAAACAACATCTAAGCATGAAAGAGTGGCTGCAACTATAGGTTCCTCTGCAAAAGAATTTGTAATGGTGCTAGCTTATGCTCGGAAGGTCCCTGAATGCAACAACTAA
- the LOC106451411 gene encoding E3 ubiquitin protein ligase DRIP2 isoform X2 produces the protein MEGEMVAKVKRETVVACMTCSLCDNLLRDATTISECLHTFCRKCIYEKITEDEIESCPVCDIDLGGAPLEKLRPDHILQDLKAKIFTPKRKRERAPEVVSSITLPARRKERSISSLVVDTPRVSAQTGTTGKRTKSLMRKDVRGSGSFTKRTVKKEEEIGDDHTESGSSPETLKDFTQSKRQSSYAEPSQSLSNRRNKDGAEPWDSKLNLWKPLNFLVDVANGTKSEHGNASHADVQGNKTKTKDYKRKCKLEEEIRNNGDPTTSETATVKRTRRTRRKRSSTFGDSRIPPLPDSESLKQERRKGPVWFSLVASNNQEGETSLPQIPANYLRIRDGNIPVSFIQKYLMRKLDLKSETEVEIRCMGEAVIPTLELHSLVELWLETTSKHERVAATIGSSAKEFVMVLAYARKVPECNN, from the exons ATGGAGGGAGAAATGGTGGCTAAGGTGAAGAGGGAGACGGTGGTGGCATGCATGACTTGTTCTCTCTGCGACAACCTCCTCCGTGACGCCACCACTATCTCCGAGTGCCTTCACACCT TTTGTAGAAAATGCATCTATGAGAAAATCACAGAGGATGAGATAGAGAGTTGTCCAGTATGTGATATTGACCTCGGGGGTGCCCCACTGGAGAAACTAAg GCCCGACCACATTTTGCAAGACTTGAAGGCTAAAATATTTACTCCAAAACGAAAAAGAGAGAGGGCGCCTGAAGTTGTGTCCTCGATCACATTACCTGCAAGGAGGAAAGAGAGGTCTATCTCGTCTTTGGTGGTAGACACACCAAGGGTTTCAGCACAAACTGGTACAACAGGAAAGAGAACAAAATCTCTCATGAGGAAAGATGTGCGTGGTAGTGGTTCATTCACTAAGAGAACtgtgaagaaggaagaagaaattgGAGATGATCACACAGAGAGCGGAAGCTCGCCTGAAACGCTTAAAGATTTTACTCAGAGTAAAAGGCAG TCTTCATATGCAGAGCCTAGCCAGTCTCTCTCTAATCGAAGAAACAAGGATGGTGCTGAACCTTGGGATTCCAAATTAAACCTTTGGAAACCTTTAAATTTTCTTGTGGATGTGGCAAACGGAACAAAGTCTGAGCATGGAAATGCATCTCACGCTGATGTTCAGGggaataaaaccaaaacaaaggattataaaagaaaatgtaaACTTGAGGAAGAGATCAGAAATAATGGTGATCCAACAACATCAGAAACTGCCACGGTTAAAAGAACGCGTAGGACTCGACGTAAAAGGTCGTCCACTTTTGGTGATTCAAGAATCCCACCACTACCGGATTCAGAAAGCCTGAAACAGGAGAGGAGAAAGGGTCCTGTTTGGTTCTCACTTGTAGCTTCAAATAATCA GGAAGGAGAAACATCCTTGCCTCAGATTCCAGCAAACTACTTGAGAATAAG GGATGGGAATATTCCAGTTTCGTTTATCCAAAAGTACCTTATGAGGAAGCTTGATCTCAAGAGTGAAACTGAG GTAGAGATAAGATGTATGGGAGAAGCAGTGATCCCAACGTTGGAGCTTCACAGCTTAGTGGAGCTGTGGTTGGAAACAACATCTAAGCATGAAAGAGTGGCTGCAACTATAGGTTCCTCTGCAAAAGAATTTGTAATGGTGCTAGCTTATGCTCGGAAGGTCCCTGAATGCAACAACTAA